One segment of Hippopotamus amphibius kiboko isolate mHipAmp2 chromosome 4, mHipAmp2.hap2, whole genome shotgun sequence DNA contains the following:
- the RTN1 gene encoding reticulon-1 isoform X2 encodes MQATADSTKMDCVWSNWKSQAIDLLYWRDIKQTGIVFGSFLLLLFSLTQFSVVSVVAYLALAALSATISFRIYKSVLQAVQKTDEGHPFKAYLELEITLSQDQIQKYTDCLQFYVNNTLKELRRLFLVQDLVDSLKFAVLMWLLTYVGALFNGLTLLLMAVVSMFTLPVVYVKHQAQIDQYLGLVRTHINAVVAKIQAKIPGAKRHTE; translated from the exons CTATTGACCTGCTGTACTGGAGGGACATCAAGCAGACGGGGATAGTGTTTGGGAGCTTCCTGCTGCTGCTCTTCTCCCTGACCCAGTTCAGCGTCGTCAGCGTCGTGGCCTACCTGGCCCTTGCCGCGCTCTCGGCCACCATCAGTTTCCGCATCTACAAGTCTGTTTTACAAGCTGTGCAGAAAACCGACGAGGGTCACCCTTTCAA GGCCTACTTGGAGCTCGAGATCACCCTGTCTCAGGATCAGATTCAGAAGTACACAGACTGCCTGCAATTCTACGTGAACAACACACTTAAAGAACTGAGGAGGCTCTTCCTTGTCCAGGACCTGGTGGATTCTTTAAAA TTTGCAGTCCTGATGTGGCTCCTGACATACGTTGGCGCTCTCTTCAACGGCCTGACCCTGCTGCTCATGG CTGTGGTTTCAATGTTTACTCTACCTGTAGTGTATGTTAAGCACCAG GCACAGATTGACCAATATCTGGGACTTGTGAGGACTCACATAAATGCTGTTGTGGCAAA GATTCAGGCTAAAATCCCAGGCGCTAAAAGGCACACTGAGTAA